Within Dictyostelium discoideum AX4 chromosome 4 chromosome, whole genome shotgun sequence, the genomic segment atttcaaaaacaaaacataTGCCGCATCCTTCTCTGTTTTAATCACTACAAATGAACAAGATCGTATGTATAATTATAACccttttatattattattttatataattttttatttatttatttactaacttataattaaaaaaaatataataaataaattataagtTGTTGTTCCATATTTACCAATACCAGCAAGAGATGGTGGtgttgatattaaattaacaaatgGTGGTAAATCAGGTACAATtagtttttataaaactGGAAATTCTACTGATAATTATACAATTTACACTTTTTATGGTACTAGACCAAAAGGAAGTTTCCCATTCTCTGCATGTGGTGTTAAATTTTATGCAACTGAAAACAATCAAAAGATTGAAGATAATGGTGACAATGAAGCATCTGCTACTTTCACTGGTTTAAATACTAAAGAACCAACTGGTTTAACTGTTGTTGTTACTAGAAAGACAAAGAATTTTTCAAGTGCCTATGATTATGCTGTTTTTAATGCTCcaaattcttcatcttctttaaaatcaactttcttaaatttaattccagctttctttatttgtatttttatttcatttttattattgtaaaaCCACAATAATCTTCACAtatttcatttgttttttttttttctggaaaaaaaaaaaaaagcttaacaaaataaaataaatatttaataacaaaaagaaaaccttttttcaaaatttatttatttttttttttttttggttgtgtttaaaaaaaaaaaaaaaaaaaaaaaaaaaaatcgaaaaaagataggaaaaaaaagtgaaaaagaaaaaatgatGGGGTGAaatgcaaaaaaaaagataaaataaacattAGTTTTATTATGAGAATTTTACTTTGATTCTTTAGTATCAATAGTCATATATATGCgcttctttaaaaaaaaaaaaataaaaaagtgaaCAGCAAGTGGgggttattttattttttttaaaattttctattttttttatttatatcattatgttcttttttttttttctttttttttgaataaattattgatactactattaattatttatattatatatttaaactCTGTCTGATGGGAAGAGATCAGCGGCTTTTTGTTCATCCCATTCTGAAATctgttatttattattattattattttttattaaaatgaaaagaaaaataaaataatatatatattagtactactttttatttatatactatttcttttttttttttttttaaaagtgataaaataatgaaaacatACCCAGGCAGCTGGACATAATGAGTTCATTGAGTTGAAAAAAGTTTGACATTTTGAGTTGTCACCATTGTAATGTTTGACACAACCATAGTAATCAACGTAGTTAGCCCAACAATGTTTAGTTTGGTTTTGTTGTGGGAATCTTGGGTTGTATGGTGCAGTTTGTAATTGTTCTCCTTCCATTGTTGTTAATTTATATGCTATGTGTGtatgaatgaatgaaataaaaaatttttgaaaaaaaaaaaaaattggaaaaattaaaaaaaaaaaaaaaaaaaaaaaaatcaaaattttttattttttttttttatttttttattatttttttttttttgtatttacactgaaattgattgtttttgaaaaatcagccaaatttttttattttattttttaaacaaagaaataaacaaagaaatagtgaaaattgaaattttttttttttttaaaataaaaaaaaaaaaaatatataagtGAACatacaaaaaatatatttttttttcttttgattatatttaaaaaggaaatatgggaatttttttttttttttgagaagaaaatgtggaaaaaaaaaaatttggtgtTTTTACCTAATTTGGAGGATAAAAaacctttaaaaaaaatcgtattggtaaaaacatttaaaatgattttaatgacATAGAAGTGTTTACAAATATTTACAACTTGGTTTATTTatgttttcaattttttttttttttttttttttttttttttttttttttttttatatgtttttatatttttattaaactatTTCAATCTGAGGGGtgaggttgttgttgctgttgcattttttgttgattttgaggATATCTATTTTGATTTGGGGAAAGGTTTCTATTAAAAGGTTGATTATTCCTATTTTGATGTGATGGCGGTGGAGTACCGTCAGATGGATGccattgttgttgttgatgattatTCCTATTTTGatgtgatggtggtggtgtacCATCGGAGGGATGCCATTGTTGctgattattatttcttttttgataacctggattattttgatatttattttgatgtGATGGGGGTGGAGAGCCACCATCAGATGGATGCcattgttgattattattattattcctATTTTggtgtgatgatgatggtggagGGGTACCATCGGATGGATGCcattgttgattattattcctattttgatgttgttgctgttgttgtggtgaagGAGTGCCATCGGATGGATGCCATTGCTGATTATTATTCCTattttgatgttgttgttgtggtggtggagtACCATCAGATGGATGCCATTGTTGATttctattataattattagaaGCACCTCTACCTCCTCTATGACCTCCTCTATAACCACCCCTACCAcctctattattattattattattattattattattattattattattattattattattgttattaaaatcaatatgaTGAATATGTGGTGGTGCATTATCAActaatggtggtaatgatACACTTGATTGACTATTATAAGTAGTATCATCTTTACcatataattcaatttcttttttatttccattaaTTGTAATTACATATGTATTAGAAATCTCTGGTGATGATACCGTTCTAGATTCTATAAAATTCTCTCcctcttcttctttattattattattattattattattattattattattattattattattattattattattattattattattattattattattattattattattattattattattattatttttattatttttaaagttttcaaAAGTGgaattattagttttatttaaactaaCGTCACTATCACTGCTATTCTCTTCTTCATCTGAATGATAACTACTATCATTACTTATATCATTTACATTATAGTTAATTTCTTGTCTTTTGGATGGTGGTTGtatattgctattgctactattattattggtattaatattattattattttcatcttcatcaaaaGACTCTtcaaattttctttttaaactTTCATTGTTTTCATTGTTTTCATTATTCCTATTATTCCCgttatttatattgttgctattattattttcttcatcattGTCACTATCATTTctgttattaaaattataaccACTAGTATTTGAGTAACtcataattttaaaaatagaaaatgaaatttgaaaaaaaaaaaaaaaaaaaaaaaaaaaaaaaaaaaaaaaaaaaaaaaaaacaaaataaatcaatttattgggaaaaataaaaaaaataaaaaaaatgaaaaatgaaaataattaaaaagtcAATCTtataaacctttttttttattttttttttaaaaattttaaaaaaagtcgaataaaaataaaaaaaaaaccacctTTTTTCccttaagtttttttttttttttttttttttacaatcaaattcgaatataaaatttatatatctttataaatatatattattaatataataaaatgagcTCAATTACAAAAAGAGATAAGGTTATAATTGGATCAAGAAAATCTCAATTAGCAATGCTTCAAACAGAATGGGTTAGAGATAGAATTCAAGAATTAAATCCCGGTATTATagttgaaattaaaacaatggATACAACAGGTGATAAAGTATTGGATGTATCACTTTCAAAGATTGGTGATAAAGGTTTATTTACAAAGGAATTGGAAGATATGATGTTAAATGGTACAATTGATTTAGCAGTTCATTCATTAAAAGATATACCAACAAAATTACCAGATGGATTAAAATTAGGAGCCATCACTAAAAGATATAATACATCAGATGCATTCATTGCCAATGCTAAAAAGCATGGAAAGAATTGTAAATTATCAGAGTTACCACAAGGTGCAATGATAGGATCATCCTCATTGAGAAGGGTTGCACAATTGAAGAAAGCATATCCACATTTACAATTCAAAGATATTAGAGGTAATTTAAATACCCGTTTTAAGAAATTAGAAGATGATTCAAATGGATATGATGGTATGATTTTAGCAGTTGCAGGTTTAGAAAGAATGGAATTAACCGACCATATCTCTGAGATCATTCcagattcaatttcattatatgCAGTTGGTCAAGGTTCGTTAGGTATTGAATGtaaagatggtgatgatttcattcaatcaattttaaatccaTTAATTCATCGTGAATCAATGTATTGTTGTGAAGCTGAACGTTCAATGTTAAGAGATTTAGAAGGTGGTTGTCATGTACCAATTGGTGTTGTCACAAAATTACACAATCAATCGCAACCTGATGAAACTTTAGAAATTAATGctatagttttaaatttagatgGTTCAAAATATATTGAATCTAAAATTATTGGTCCatcaattcaatattatcaattaggTAAATCAATTGCtcaagatttaattaataaaggttcaaaagatattttatccgaatttattaaaaaataaaataatttaacatatttaaaaaaaaaaataaaaaaataaaaaaataataatttattaagtaAATAgagagttattattattatagtatagtaaaatatatttttattattttatttttatttattattattttgtttaagaGTTTATTTTACTAATGGTAAACGATCATAAGATAAAATTGAAGATAACCATCTTTCAGCTTCTTCTTTGGTGATTTGTTTTCTTGATGCATAAGATTCGATTTGTTCTTTAGTGATTTTACCAACAGAGAAATATTTAGCATGTTCATGAGAGAAATAAACACCACAAACTGCAGCACCAGGTAACATTGCCATATGATCGGTTAATTCGATAGAGGTATTTTCATTTACATTCATTAATGACCAAATGGTTTTCATTTCAGTATGATCTGGTTGAGCTGGATAACCTGGAGCTGGACGAATAcctttatatttaattttgaataaatcTTCATTTGATAATGCTTGATCCTTTTCATAGGCCCAATGTTCTCTTCTAACATCTTCGTGAACAGCTTCTGCCAATGCCTCTGCTAAACGATCAGCCAATGCTTTAGCCATGATACTTGAGTAATCGTCattctcttttttatatttttcaaccATATCTTCTAAACCAAAACCAGAACTAACAGCGAATAAACCAATGTAATCCTTTACACCCGATGAAACTGGTGCGATATAATCACCGATGGCAATGTATGGTTCATCAGTTTCCTTTTCATTTTGTTGACGAAGACCAAAGAGTGTTGCAATTGGTTTGGAACgagtttcatcatcattatgaTCGTAGATTATAATATCCTCATCGATACTATTAGCAGGGTAGAAAC encodes:
- the hemC gene encoding hydroxymethylbilane synthase, with translation MSSITKRDKVIIGSRKSQLAMLQTEWVRDRIQELNPGIIVEIKTMDTTGDKVLDVSLSKIGDKGLFTKELEDMMLNGTIDLAVHSLKDIPTKLPDGLKLGAITKRYNTSDAFIANAKKHGKNCKLSELPQGAMIGSSSLRRVAQLKKAYPHLQFKDIRGNLNTRFKKLEDDSNGYDGMILAVAGLERMELTDHISEIIPDSISLYAVGQGSLGIECKDGDDFIQSILNPLIHRESMYCCEAERSMLRDLEGGCHVPIGVVTKLHNQSQPDETLEINAIVLNLDGSKYIESKIIGPSIQYYQLGKSIAQDLINKGSKDILSEFIKK